In one window of Pseudodesulfovibrio sp. S3 DNA:
- a CDS encoding O-acetylhomoserine aminocarboxypropyltransferase/cysteine synthase family protein: MTDTKYGPQTLALHAGHTPDSDTGSRAVPIHQTTAYLFRDTGHAADLFALKDSGYIYTRLNNPTTDVLEKRLAALHGGVGALAVASGMAAIFYAVTAITSAGQNIVTGSNLYGGTQTLFEHTLKRFGIEARFVDSSDPANFEAAIDENTRLVYSESIGNPRCNVDDLQGIARVAHAHGLPFILDSTVAPPPIFNPFDFGCDIAVYSLTKIVGGHGVAMGGAIVEKGGFDWGAAGKYPELTAPDPTYNGINLWEAMGGAAGEPCPVFTTKVRIGLLRDTGAALSPHNSFLIIQGMETLPLRACKHCENAQKVAEFLETHYAVEWVNYAGLPSHPDHDKAKNTFPLGPGAVFGFGVKGGLEAGRVFIESVELCSHLANILDAKTLVIHPASTTHGQSTPEEQLAAGVPPDLIRISVGLEDVEDIIEDLDRALAKATA; encoded by the coding sequence ATGACCGACACGAAATATGGTCCTCAGACATTGGCCCTCCATGCAGGGCATACCCCGGACAGTGACACTGGTTCCAGGGCTGTTCCCATCCATCAGACCACGGCGTACCTCTTTCGCGATACCGGTCATGCCGCCGATCTGTTTGCACTCAAGGATTCCGGCTACATCTATACCCGCCTGAACAATCCGACCACGGACGTGCTGGAAAAGCGGCTGGCCGCCCTGCACGGCGGCGTGGGCGCATTGGCCGTGGCCAGCGGCATGGCGGCCATCTTCTATGCGGTCACGGCCATCACCTCGGCAGGGCAGAACATCGTCACCGGTTCCAATCTCTACGGCGGGACACAGACCCTGTTCGAACATACCCTGAAGCGGTTCGGTATCGAGGCGCGATTCGTGGATTCCTCTGATCCGGCCAATTTTGAGGCGGCCATCGATGAGAACACCCGGCTCGTCTACAGTGAGTCCATCGGCAATCCGCGTTGCAATGTCGATGACTTGCAGGGGATCGCCCGTGTAGCCCACGCGCACGGTTTGCCGTTCATCCTCGATTCCACGGTGGCGCCCCCCCCCATTTTCAATCCCTTTGATTTCGGCTGCGACATTGCGGTCTACTCTCTGACCAAGATCGTGGGCGGCCACGGCGTGGCCATGGGCGGGGCCATAGTTGAGAAGGGCGGTTTCGATTGGGGGGCAGCCGGCAAATATCCCGAGTTGACCGCCCCGGACCCGACCTACAACGGCATCAATTTGTGGGAAGCCATGGGCGGTGCGGCCGGTGAACCGTGCCCTGTGTTTACCACCAAGGTTCGCATCGGTTTGTTGCGTGACACGGGTGCGGCCCTGTCACCCCACAACAGTTTCCTTATTATCCAGGGTATGGAAACCCTGCCTCTGCGCGCTTGCAAGCACTGTGAAAACGCCCAGAAAGTGGCGGAATTCCTGGAAACGCATTACGCTGTGGAGTGGGTCAACTATGCGGGACTCCCCAGCCATCCCGATCACGACAAAGCCAAGAACACCTTCCCCCTGGGACCGGGAGCGGTCTTCGGTTTCGGGGTCAAAGGCGGTCTGGAAGCAGGGCGCGTCTTTATCGAATCCGTGGAGTTGTGTTCTCATCTTGCCAATATTCTAGACGCAAAGACATTGGTCATCCATCCGGCGTCCACCACGCACGGCCAGTCCACCCCTGAAGAACAGCTCGCGGCAGGGGTGCCGCCGGATTTGATCCGCATCTCCGTGGGGTTGGAAGATGTGGAAGACATCATTGAAGATCTTGACCGGGCGCTGGCCAAGGCAACTGCCTAG
- the trmFO gene encoding methylenetetrahydrofolate--tRNA-(uracil(54)-C(5))-methyltransferase (FADH(2)-oxidizing) TrmFO, with the protein MAQVVIVGGGLAGCDCAWQLAEAGISVTLYEMKPERRSEAHTEDGLAELVCSNSFRATGPAAAIGLLKEEMESLGSLVMEAAFATKVPAGGALAVDRTLFSEYITAKIEGHDAITVVRREIASLDDVDLQGAAAVIIAAGPLASPELTESLMETVGDARLYFYDAIAPIISRDSVDFDKAFWGSRWKPEDDDYLNCPMNEDEYKAFVAALLEGEKVKPRDFEKEVHFEACLPVEAMAERGEMTLAFGPLKPVGFTDPKTGERPFAIVQLRTENADKTSFNLVGFQTKLKYPEQKRIFRMIPGLENAEFLRLGSIHRNTYVNAPEVLDETLQLRGRPGFYLAGQITGVEGYLESAACGLWLGLSLSRRIKGVEVTAPPVETALGALLGHLRTRPEKQFQPSNVNFGLMPGLQQKMKKKFRKEAYGQRAQEAFAAWLAGAGLEK; encoded by the coding sequence ATGGCACAAGTGGTAATTGTGGGCGGTGGTCTGGCCGGGTGTGACTGCGCATGGCAGTTGGCCGAAGCCGGTATTTCGGTCACGCTCTATGAGATGAAGCCGGAAAGGCGTTCCGAGGCCCACACTGAGGACGGACTGGCGGAGCTGGTCTGTTCAAATTCCTTTCGTGCCACCGGACCCGCCGCGGCCATAGGACTGCTCAAGGAGGAGATGGAGAGTCTCGGCAGTTTGGTCATGGAGGCCGCCTTTGCCACAAAGGTGCCCGCCGGCGGCGCCCTGGCCGTGGACCGTACCCTGTTCTCCGAATATATTACCGCAAAGATCGAAGGGCATGACGCTATCACTGTGGTTCGGCGGGAGATTGCCTCGCTTGATGATGTTGATTTGCAAGGAGCTGCCGCGGTCATCATTGCCGCCGGTCCCCTGGCCAGCCCGGAACTGACCGAGAGCCTCATGGAGACGGTGGGCGATGCCCGGCTCTATTTTTATGACGCCATAGCGCCGATCATCTCCCGCGATTCCGTGGACTTTGACAAGGCTTTCTGGGGGTCGCGCTGGAAGCCCGAGGACGACGATTATCTCAACTGTCCCATGAACGAGGACGAATACAAGGCGTTCGTGGCCGCTCTGCTCGAGGGGGAGAAGGTCAAACCGCGCGATTTCGAGAAGGAAGTGCACTTCGAAGCCTGTCTGCCCGTGGAAGCCATGGCCGAGCGCGGGGAGATGACCCTTGCCTTTGGTCCGCTCAAGCCCGTGGGGTTCACGGACCCCAAGACCGGGGAACGCCCCTTTGCCATTGTCCAGCTCCGCACCGAGAATGCGGACAAGACCTCCTTCAACCTGGTGGGCTTCCAGACCAAGCTCAAGTACCCGGAACAGAAACGGATCTTCAGGATGATACCTGGCCTGGAGAATGCCGAATTCCTCAGGCTCGGTTCCATTCATCGCAACACCTACGTCAATGCCCCGGAGGTGCTGGACGAGACCTTGCAGTTGAGAGGCAGGCCCGGATTCTATCTGGCCGGGCAGATCACAGGGGTGGAAGGGTATCTCGAGTCCGCTGCCTGCGGCCTGTGGCTTGGCCTGTCCCTGTCTCGCCGGATAAAGGGCGTGGAAGTGACGGCTCCGCCGGTGGAAACGGCGCTCGGGGCATTGCTTGGCCATTTGCGGACCAGGCCCGAAAAGCAGTTCCAGCCGTCCAACGTCAACTTCGGGCTCATGCCCGGATTGCAACAGAAGATGAAGAAGAAATTCAGGAAGGAAGCCTACGGTCAGCGGGCGCAGGAAGCGTTCGCCGCATGGCTGGCTGGTGCCGGGCTGGAAAAATGA
- a CDS encoding ABC transporter ATP-binding protein, which produces MTNPLLDIRELTTCFSSHQGIAKAVDNVSLSFMQGETLAIVGESGCGKTVLALSILGLIPDPPGRVTDGSILYKGQDLLDLTESELMSIRGNAISMIFQEPMTALNPVFRVDDQIAEPLRLHQGFNRHDALLKAVDALNLVGIPNPAKIAKSYPHELSGGMRQRVMIAMALACKPDILIADEPTTALDVTIQAQILDLMNELKARMNGSLMLITHDLGVVARMAQRVAVMYSGKIVELAGVKELYADPLHPYTKGLLASVPTLGETTRLNAIPGIVPGIFDLPEGCRFHPRCPKAYQKCSLLLPPLFEPEPGRKVRCWLYED; this is translated from the coding sequence ATGACAAACCCCCTGCTCGACATACGCGAACTGACCACGTGCTTTTCCTCGCACCAGGGCATTGCCAAGGCGGTGGATAACGTCAGCCTTTCCTTTATGCAAGGGGAAACCCTGGCCATCGTGGGTGAGTCCGGCTGCGGAAAGACCGTGCTCGCCCTGTCCATCCTTGGTCTCATACCCGATCCGCCGGGCCGCGTCACCGACGGAAGCATCCTCTACAAAGGCCAGGACCTGCTGGACCTGACCGAGAGCGAGCTCATGTCCATCAGGGGCAACGCCATTTCCATGATTTTCCAGGAGCCCATGACCGCGCTGAACCCGGTCTTTCGAGTGGACGACCAGATCGCGGAACCGCTCCGGCTGCACCAGGGGTTCAACAGACACGATGCGCTCCTCAAGGCCGTTGATGCCCTGAACCTGGTGGGCATTCCCAACCCGGCCAAGATCGCCAAATCCTATCCCCACGAGCTTTCGGGCGGTATGCGCCAACGCGTCATGATCGCCATGGCCCTGGCCTGCAAACCGGATATTCTCATCGCCGACGAACCGACCACGGCTCTGGACGTGACCATCCAGGCCCAGATTCTGGACCTCATGAATGAGCTGAAGGCCCGCATGAACGGCTCGCTCATGCTCATCACCCATGACCTGGGTGTGGTGGCCCGCATGGCCCAACGCGTGGCGGTCATGTATTCCGGCAAGATCGTGGAACTCGCAGGAGTTAAGGAACTCTACGCCGATCCGCTCCACCCCTACACCAAGGGGCTGCTCGCATCGGTGCCGACCCTGGGCGAAACCACGCGCCTGAACGCCATCCCCGGCATCGTGCCCGGCATCTTCGACCTGCCGGAGGGATGCCGCTTTCATCCGCGCTGCCCCAAGGCCTACCAGAAATGTTCGCTGCTGCTTCCGCCGCTTTTTGAACCGGAACCGGGCCGAAAAGTCCGTTGTTGGCTGTATGAGGACTAG
- a CDS encoding dipeptide ABC transporter ATP-binding protein: protein MAPLLELINVSKHFKVTSGMLGLLSSTVRAVDGVTLSVERGETLGLVGESGCGKSTLAKCIMGLEKVTGGEVIFGNRSITAWDEKKLRSKIQMIFQDPYSSLNPRQKIGSIIREGLDIHNIGSKNERLEKVNNLLQLVGLRGEHSQRYPHEFSGGQRQRIAVARTLALDPKLIVCDEPVSALDVSVQAQVLGLLKDLQDRFNLTYVFISHDLSVVSHISDNVAVMYLGRIMEVGPSKNLFADPKHPYTKALLSAVLVPDPTRQTERIALKGDLPSPMNPPTGCPFHPRCPAAFDKCRNGRPELMAQPDGVKTACWLYASE from the coding sequence ATGGCCCCACTGCTCGAACTGATCAACGTCTCCAAGCACTTCAAGGTCACCAGCGGCATGCTCGGCCTCCTGTCCTCGACCGTCCGCGCCGTGGACGGCGTCACCCTGAGCGTCGAAAGAGGTGAAACCCTCGGCCTGGTGGGCGAATCGGGTTGCGGCAAATCCACCCTGGCCAAATGCATCATGGGACTGGAAAAAGTCACCGGCGGAGAAGTCATCTTCGGCAACCGATCCATCACCGCATGGGACGAAAAAAAACTGCGCTCCAAGATACAGATGATCTTTCAGGACCCCTATTCCTCCCTCAACCCACGCCAGAAAATCGGCTCCATCATCCGCGAGGGACTGGATATCCACAATATCGGCTCCAAAAACGAGCGGCTGGAAAAAGTCAATAATCTCCTGCAACTGGTTGGCCTGAGAGGCGAACACAGCCAGCGTTACCCCCATGAATTTTCCGGCGGCCAACGGCAGCGCATAGCCGTGGCCCGGACCCTGGCCCTGGACCCCAAACTCATTGTCTGCGACGAACCGGTGTCCGCTCTGGACGTATCCGTGCAGGCCCAGGTCCTGGGGCTGCTCAAGGACTTGCAGGACCGGTTCAACCTGACCTATGTTTTCATCTCTCACGATCTGTCCGTGGTCAGCCACATCTCCGACAATGTGGCCGTCATGTACCTTGGCCGGATCATGGAAGTCGGGCCGAGCAAGAACCTGTTCGCAGACCCGAAACACCCGTATACCAAGGCGTTGCTGTCCGCAGTGCTGGTCCCGGACCCGACCAGGCAAACCGAACGCATCGCCCTGAAAGGGGATCTGCCCAGCCCCATGAACCCGCCCACAGGATGTCCGTTCCACCCCCGCTGCCCCGCTGCCTTTGACAAGTGCAGAAACGGCCGCCCCGAACTCATGGCCCAGCCAGACGGCGTAAAAACCGCATGCTGGCTCTACGCGTCCGAGTAA
- a CDS encoding HD domain-containing protein yields the protein MISRDEALALLKEHNTEINLINHALESEAVMRGLAVKLGKDADLWGITGLLHDLDYAVTKEAYARHGLDTVDMLKGKLPDEALTAIRRHAAEMNGAEGPETDFDFALRCGETVTGLVHAGALVRPTKIDGMNPKSLKKKMKDKAFAASVNRDCIRECDKIGLELGDFLQIAIDSVTEIAPEVGLAAE from the coding sequence ATGATAAGCCGAGACGAAGCCCTGGCCCTGCTCAAGGAACACAACACCGAAATCAACCTGATCAACCACGCCCTGGAATCCGAAGCCGTCATGCGCGGCCTGGCCGTCAAGCTGGGCAAGGACGCTGATCTGTGGGGCATCACCGGACTGCTGCACGACCTGGACTACGCCGTCACAAAAGAGGCCTATGCTCGCCACGGGCTGGACACCGTTGACATGCTGAAAGGCAAACTCCCTGACGAAGCCCTGACCGCCATCCGCCGCCATGCCGCCGAGATGAACGGAGCCGAAGGACCGGAAACCGATTTCGACTTTGCCCTGCGCTGCGGCGAAACCGTCACCGGGCTGGTTCACGCAGGCGCCCTGGTCCGCCCCACCAAGATCGACGGCATGAACCCCAAGAGCCTGAAAAAGAAAATGAAGGACAAGGCGTTCGCGGCCAGCGTAAACCGCGACTGCATTCGCGAATGCGACAAGATAGGCCTGGAGTTGGGCGATTTTCTCCAGATCGCCATTGACTCGGTAACTGAAATCGCCCCTGAAGTGGGACTGGCTGCCGAATAA